In a genomic window of Mastacembelus armatus chromosome 3, fMasArm1.2, whole genome shotgun sequence:
- the ca7 gene encoding carbonic anhydrase 7, translated as MTGSRWGYGSEDGPSVWHKNYPVAQGNRQSPIDIVPHQALHDPSLGPVVLNYDQCTSMNITNNGHSVVVQFDDSDDRSVIQGGPLDNPYRLKQFHFHWGEKGCHGSEHTVAGNSYASELHLVHWNAVKYKTFGEAATAPDGLAVLGIFLETGDDHRWLHVITDALYMVKFKGSVIDLKGFNPKCLLPSSLHYWTYLGSLTTPPLHESVIWIVLREPIIVSEKQLGKFRMLLFTGEEEDQRIRMENNFRPPQPLKGRKVRSSI; from the exons ATGACAGGGAGTCGCTGGGGCTATGGAAGCGAGGATG GTCCTTCTGTATGGCACAAAAACTACCCCGTTGCCCAGGGGAACCGGCAGTCTCCCATTGACATTGTCCCTCATCAGGCTTTACATGACCCCAGTCTGGGCCCAGTCGTCCTAAACTACGATCAGTGTACCTCCATGAACATCACCAATAATGGACACTCCGTAGTTGTGCAGTTTGATGACTCAGATGACCGGTCAG TGATCCAGGGGGGGCCTCTTGACAACCCCTACAGACTGAAACAGTTTCACTTCCACTGGGGTGAAAAGGGCTGTCATGGCTCTGAGCACACTGTTGCAGGAAATAGCTATGCATCTGAG CTTCATTTAGTACACTGGAACGCTGTGAAATACAAGACGTTTGGAGAGGCAGCAACAGCTCCCGATGGCCTTGCTGTCCTTGGCATCTTTTTGGAG ACAGGTGATGACCACAGATGGCTCCACGTAATAACAGATGCTCTGTACATGGTAAAATTTAAG GGGAGTGTTATAGATTTAAAAGGTTTCAACCCCAAGTGCCTCCTACCCAGTAGCCTCCACTACTGGACCTACCTGGGATCACTGACCACACCTCCCCTGCATGAGAGCGTCATCTGGATTGTCCTGAGAGAGCCAATTATAGTGTCTGAAAAACAG CTGGGCAAATTTAGAATGCTTCTATTCACCGGAGAGGAAGAGGATCAGAGGATACGCATGGAAAACAACTTCAGACCTCCCCAGCCTCTCAAAGGAAGGAAAGTACGATCCTCTATCTAA